Proteins encoded together in one Armatimonadota bacterium window:
- a CDS encoding beta-lactamase family protein: MEVRLAICLLVVCCLATTASAAGIKPEGYIRQWTILGPFPNPERPATQKDRGAFDIDYLKSLGGESKSRIKPDTVVLTSSEAAKTIRVAAKSVKLDGDVLDFIAQYTDTDYKLAYAYTEIESPKAQEALFFLGSDDAVKVWVNGKLAHENFIQRAAVARSDRFSVRLKKGANSILAKVENGIGGWALIMEVYASAKADEITAEIQAAENARAFLREEIDTVGPWNGYVFWNGWMGPPAFEWRHPDRVKELEGDIPLTVRWFDSSLNEVKAAEKPGRYMVYLEGKMKDGTPVRRAVTTYCDPPEGIGLDGTAKVTMPYPGKPFDEKTWAEIEKRASSDADRILRDAIIETENGAKFVAALFEAKPTGAPATVTESAAVLADDYQLALKLKLLGLTDKARKLAAPKTLDKPFPVLHEGKLAEAGMQPDAKEKIDAICKKWAEDSGEPFTILVARHGVIVTEAAFGPVGLDYRTDVMSITKAVSGMLFSRFLDQGYCKLDDPIGKVVPGFPTKGDHMLTYRQLFTHTSGFEGHGEWGGIHNPWLDNVALNGLAAVHPGRQHVYNGMGYDLAAKAMEYMTGKSIVRLFHEDLFRPMGINDVPLDDLAYGANLTSRELGILAQLWANRGSYGDKQFISRETFETLLPTDLSKYYPGIKVDWGIGLTWMPEHKPGAPFMSLDPKDLIFGPHTIGHGSASSCILRVDLDHDLIVVQIRRTAGPKYGEYALPFFQTIADEML; this comes from the coding sequence ATGGAAGTCAGACTTGCGATATGCTTACTGGTCGTATGCTGCCTGGCGACAACGGCGTCGGCAGCCGGAATCAAGCCCGAGGGTTACATCAGGCAGTGGACGATCCTCGGCCCGTTCCCGAACCCCGAGCGCCCGGCGACCCAGAAGGACCGGGGCGCGTTCGATATTGACTATCTGAAGTCCCTAGGCGGTGAGTCGAAGTCGCGCATCAAGCCGGATACCGTCGTCCTCACATCGAGCGAGGCGGCGAAGACCATCCGAGTCGCCGCGAAGTCCGTCAAGCTCGACGGCGATGTCCTCGACTTCATCGCTCAATACACCGACACCGACTACAAGCTCGCCTATGCCTACACCGAGATCGAGTCGCCGAAGGCCCAGGAGGCGCTCTTCTTCCTCGGCTCAGATGATGCGGTCAAGGTCTGGGTCAATGGCAAGCTCGCGCACGAGAACTTCATCCAGCGCGCCGCCGTCGCCCGTTCCGACCGCTTCAGCGTCAGGCTCAAGAAGGGCGCGAACTCGATCCTCGCCAAGGTCGAGAACGGCATCGGTGGATGGGCGCTCATCATGGAGGTCTATGCCAGCGCGAAGGCCGACGAGATCACCGCCGAGATCCAGGCCGCCGAGAACGCCAGGGCGTTCCTCCGCGAGGAGATAGATACCGTCGGTCCCTGGAACGGATATGTCTTCTGGAACGGATGGATGGGGCCGCCGGCCTTCGAATGGCGTCATCCCGATCGAGTGAAGGAGTTGGAGGGCGACATCCCGCTCACCGTGCGCTGGTTCGATTCGTCGCTGAACGAAGTCAAGGCGGCCGAGAAGCCCGGACGGTACATGGTCTACCTCGAAGGCAAGATGAAGGACGGCACGCCGGTCCGCCGAGCCGTGACCACCTACTGCGATCCTCCGGAAGGCATCGGCCTCGACGGCACGGCGAAGGTCACGATGCCGTATCCGGGCAAGCCGTTCGATGAGAAGACCTGGGCCGAGATCGAGAAGCGAGCATCGAGTGACGCGGATCGCATCCTTCGCGACGCCATCATTGAGACCGAGAACGGCGCCAAGTTCGTGGCAGCTCTCTTCGAGGCCAAGCCCACCGGTGCTCCGGCGACCGTCACCGAGTCAGCGGCGGTCCTGGCCGACGACTATCAGCTTGCCCTGAAACTGAAGCTTCTTGGCCTGACGGACAAGGCCAGGAAGCTCGCCGCGCCGAAGACGCTCGACAAGCCGTTCCCCGTCCTCCACGAGGGGAAGCTCGCCGAGGCCGGGATGCAGCCCGATGCCAAGGAGAAGATCGACGCCATCTGCAAGAAGTGGGCGGAGGACTCCGGTGAGCCGTTCACCATCCTGGTGGCAAGGCACGGGGTGATCGTCACCGAGGCCGCGTTCGGGCCGGTCGGGCTCGACTACCGCACCGACGTGATGTCGATCACCAAGGCCGTCAGCGGCATGCTCTTCAGCCGGTTCCTCGACCAGGGATACTGCAAGCTCGACGACCCCATAGGCAAGGTCGTCCCCGGCTTCCCGACGAAGGGCGATCACATGCTGACCTACCGCCAGCTCTTCACCCACACCAGCGGCTTCGAGGGGCACGGCGAGTGGGGCGGCATCCACAATCCCTGGCTCGACAATGTCGCGCTCAACGGACTCGCCGCAGTCCATCCCGGCCGCCAGCACGTCTACAACGGCATGGGCTACGACCTCGCGGCCAAGGCGATGGAGTACATGACCGGCAAGAGCATCGTCCGCCTCTTCCACGAGGACCTCTTCCGCCCGATGGGGATCAACGACGTGCCGCTCGACGACCTCGCGTACGGGGCCAATCTGACCTCCCGCGAACTCGGCATCCTGGCGCAGCTTTGGGCGAACCGGGGGAGTTACGGCGACAAGCAGTTCATCTCCAGGGAGACGTTCGAGACGCTCCTGCCGACCGACCTGAGCAAGTACTACCCCGGCATCAAGGTGGACTGGGGGATCGGCCTCACCTGGATGCCCGAGCACAAGCCCGGCGCGCCGTTCATGTCGCTCGACCCGAAGGACCTGATCTTCGGCCCGCATACGATCGGTCACGGCTCGGCGTCGAGCTGCATCCTGCGCGTCGACCTCGACCACGACCTGATCGTCGTCCAGATCCGCCGCACCGCCGGCCCGAAGTACGGCGAGTACGCCCTGCCGTTCTTCCAGACCATCGCCGACGAGATGTTATAG